Proteins encoded together in one Acidobacteriota bacterium window:
- a CDS encoding trimethylamine methyltransferase family protein codes for MIETRRPKLELLSREFVERIVDEGLTLLERCGVLVENDEARGLLTGAGAGVDPVTGMVRIGRKMVEAALAAAPPVITLYDRAGGRAYKVGGDEVHFDPGSAGVALLDHATQTERKASTADVAAFIKLAETLEHIHFQSTCLIAADVPAQVADAFRLCLGLALSEKPFVTGTFRVEGFGPMKDLLAAVRGGEAGLRARPLAIFDACPSPPLKWSNLTAQSLVDAARAGIPSELISMGMTGATSPTTIAGTLVQHVAESLSGVVIVQLAAPGAPVIFGGSPSSFDMRKGTTPMGAMETMMIDVGYAQIGKFLKLPTHAYMALSDAKVNDAQAGFETGLGAVLAALAGINVVSGPGMLDFESSMSLEKLVIDDGLCAMAYRLIEGIAQRDDPIALGLFEGFKPGQSFLAHPHTRQWYRKEHLPAGLVDRDPYEAWVAAGRTTIVDKAHAEVARRLESYAPRPLAASLRRDLDGIMAAYARSSGVPAPSLPQA; via the coding sequence ATGATCGAGACACGCAGGCCGAAATTGGAGCTCCTGTCGCGGGAATTCGTCGAGCGGATCGTCGACGAAGGGCTGACCCTGCTCGAGCGTTGCGGCGTCCTGGTCGAGAACGACGAGGCCCGCGGCCTTCTCACCGGCGCCGGGGCCGGGGTCGATCCCGTTACGGGGATGGTCCGCATCGGCCGAAAGATGGTCGAGGCGGCGCTGGCCGCGGCCCCGCCGGTCATCACGCTGTACGACCGGGCCGGCGGGCGCGCCTACAAGGTCGGCGGGGACGAGGTCCATTTCGACCCGGGCTCGGCCGGCGTTGCCCTCCTCGACCACGCCACCCAGACCGAGCGCAAGGCCTCGACGGCCGACGTGGCCGCGTTCATCAAGCTTGCCGAGACGCTCGAGCACATCCATTTCCAGAGCACGTGCCTGATCGCCGCCGACGTCCCGGCCCAGGTCGCCGACGCCTTCCGGCTCTGCCTCGGCCTCGCCCTGTCCGAGAAGCCGTTCGTCACCGGGACCTTCCGCGTCGAGGGCTTCGGGCCCATGAAGGACCTCCTGGCCGCCGTCCGGGGAGGCGAGGCCGGCCTGCGGGCCAGGCCGCTGGCCATCTTCGACGCCTGCCCCTCCCCTCCCCTCAAGTGGAGCAACCTGACGGCCCAGAGCCTCGTCGACGCGGCCCGGGCCGGGATCCCCTCCGAGCTCATCTCCATGGGCATGACCGGCGCGACCTCGCCGACGACCATCGCCGGCACCCTGGTCCAGCACGTGGCCGAGAGCCTGTCCGGCGTCGTCATCGTCCAGCTCGCGGCGCCGGGAGCCCCGGTCATCTTCGGCGGCTCGCCCTCGAGCTTCGACATGCGCAAGGGCACGACCCCGATGGGCGCGATGGAGACGATGATGATCGACGTCGGCTACGCCCAGATCGGCAAGTTCCTGAAGCTGCCGACGCACGCCTACATGGCCCTGAGCGACGCCAAGGTCAACGACGCCCAGGCCGGCTTCGAGACGGGCCTGGGCGCGGTCCTGGCAGCCCTGGCCGGCATCAACGTCGTCTCCGGCCCGGGGATGCTCGATTTCGAGAGCTCGATGAGCCTGGAGAAGCTGGTCATCGACGACGGCCTGTGCGCGATGGCCTATCGCCTGATCGAGGGCATCGCCCAGCGGGACGACCCGATCGCCCTGGGCCTATTCGAAGGCTTCAAGCCCGGGCAGTCCTTCCTGGCCCACCCGCATACCCGGCAATGGTACCGGAAGGAGCACCTGCCGGCCGGTCTCGTCGACCGCGATCCCTACGAGGCCTGGGTCGCCGCCGGCCGGACGACCATCGTCGACAAGGCCCATGCCGAAGTCGCCCGCCGCCTGGAGAGCTACGCGCCCCGGCCGCTGGCCGCGAGCCTGCGGCGGGACCTTGACGGGATCATGGCCGCCTACGCCCGCTCGTCGGGCGTTCCGGCGCCGTCCCTGCCCCAGGCCTGA
- a CDS encoding ASKHA domain-containing protein: MAETSFTVEIMPDGTKVRARAGEVLSDVLVRAGVPLSLYCRGRGVCGKCAVRVLSGPLPFPDAREAALLQERGLGPDHRLACLYAVRGHVAVETLPGSRLEKIAVLDSGPPTAAYVDPAVKRLSLVLEKPSLQAPTAVADALRARLSSPGLVLPLAALSKLGGTTLGPSRPVAAVLYDDREVLDIEPGEAGRELYGLAIDLGTTTLALELVDLRTGKAADRVSAVNAQASYGADVVSRITFAFENPDNLRRLRTAAVQLLNDLVGTMCRRAGVPRHQIYDAVVAGNTAMNHILCGVAVDSLALAPFNAVFSTLPPLAAAEIGLALHPQARVYVAPNIGSFVGGDITAGLAASDFASMPGHALFIDLGTNGEIVLKKGTEFAAASTAAGPAFEGMTIGCGMLAVPGAIHRAEWRNGLKFRTIDDLPPQGVCGTGLIDILAIALARGLVGRDGRILGPEKRLRLTDRLSLTQQDVRDIQLAVGAVRSGVRLMLRELRLKAADLGRVLVAGAFGSSLDVANAVALGLLPDVPLEKIAFIGNSSLAGARLLLVSRAARTAAEALSARVAHVSLASRPEFQDEFVRALEFDRYPKDDQ, encoded by the coding sequence ATGGCCGAAACTTCCTTCACCGTCGAGATCATGCCGGACGGGACCAAGGTCCGGGCCCGGGCCGGCGAGGTCCTGTCCGACGTGCTGGTCCGGGCCGGCGTGCCGCTGAGCCTGTACTGCCGCGGCCGGGGCGTCTGCGGCAAGTGCGCCGTCCGCGTCCTCAGCGGGCCCCTCCCCTTTCCGGACGCCCGCGAGGCCGCCCTCCTCCAGGAGCGCGGTCTGGGGCCCGATCATCGGCTGGCCTGCCTCTATGCCGTCCGCGGCCATGTTGCCGTGGAGACCCTGCCCGGCTCGAGGCTGGAGAAGATCGCCGTTCTCGATTCCGGCCCGCCGACGGCGGCCTATGTCGACCCGGCCGTCAAGAGGCTCTCGCTCGTCCTCGAAAAGCCGTCCCTTCAGGCCCCGACCGCCGTCGCCGACGCGCTCCGGGCCCGGCTGTCGTCGCCCGGGCTCGTTCTGCCCCTGGCGGCGCTGTCGAAGCTCGGCGGAACGACGCTCGGCCCGTCCCGGCCTGTCGCGGCCGTTCTCTACGACGACCGAGAGGTCCTCGACATCGAGCCCGGCGAGGCCGGCCGGGAGCTCTACGGCCTGGCCATCGACCTGGGGACGACCACCCTGGCCCTCGAGCTCGTCGACCTGCGCACGGGCAAGGCGGCCGACCGGGTCTCGGCGGTCAACGCCCAGGCTTCCTACGGCGCGGACGTCGTCTCCCGCATCACCTTCGCCTTCGAGAATCCCGACAACCTCCGTCGCCTGCGGACCGCCGCCGTCCAGCTCCTGAACGACCTCGTCGGCACGATGTGCCGACGCGCCGGCGTCCCACGCCACCAGATCTACGACGCCGTCGTCGCCGGCAACACGGCCATGAACCACATCCTCTGCGGCGTGGCCGTCGATTCGCTGGCCCTGGCCCCGTTCAACGCCGTCTTCTCGACCCTGCCGCCCCTGGCCGCGGCCGAGATCGGGCTGGCCCTCCATCCGCAGGCCCGGGTTTACGTCGCGCCCAACATCGGGAGCTTCGTCGGCGGCGACATCACGGCCGGCCTGGCGGCCTCGGACTTCGCCTCGATGCCGGGCCACGCCCTGTTCATCGACCTGGGGACCAACGGCGAGATCGTGCTCAAGAAAGGAACCGAGTTCGCGGCCGCGTCGACGGCGGCCGGGCCGGCCTTCGAAGGCATGACCATCGGCTGCGGCATGCTGGCGGTCCCCGGGGCCATCCACCGGGCCGAATGGCGGAACGGCCTCAAGTTCCGGACGATCGACGACCTGCCGCCGCAGGGCGTCTGCGGCACCGGCCTTATCGACATCCTGGCCATAGCCCTGGCCCGCGGCCTCGTCGGCCGCGACGGCCGCATCCTGGGGCCCGAGAAGCGCCTCCGTCTGACCGACCGGCTGTCCCTGACCCAGCAGGACGTCCGCGACATACAGCTGGCCGTCGGCGCGGTCCGCAGCGGGGTCAGGCTCATGCTTCGCGAGTTACGGCTGAAGGCGGCCGACCTCGGCCGCGTCCTGGTCGCCGGGGCCTTCGGCAGCTCTCTCGACGTCGCCAACGCCGTGGCCCTGGGCCTCCTGCCTGACGTGCCGCTCGAGAAGATCGCCTTCATCGGGAACTCGTCCTTGGCCGGGGCGCGCCTTTTGCTCGTCTCCCGCGCGGCCCGGACGGCCGCCGAGGCCCTCTCGGCCAGGGTCGCCCATGTTTCCCTGGCCAGCCGGCCGGAGTTCCAGGACGAGTTCGTCCGGGCGCTCGAATTCGACCGCTATCCAAAGGATGACCAATGA
- a CDS encoding homocysteine S-methyltransferase family protein → MTSSSPLLDLAETRPVLFDGAMGTELMTRGLAPGAPPELWNADRPEVVRAVHAAYFAAGSDVVLTNSFGGTPLKLAAHGLEARAFELNRAAARIAREAAPAGRFVAGSLGPTGRFLAPQGPATEEELAAAYAEQARALAAGGVDVFLIETQYDLREALAAVRGVRGVSALPVFVTMTLGAFRRGYFTLMGDGAGRCAAALGEAGAAAVGANCTLTSEQMVGCVKALRGATGLPIIAQANAGQPVARPDGTVAYELTVEEYVRFVPGIIEAGARFVGGCCGTTPAHIRAMARFVRGEEKA, encoded by the coding sequence ATGACCAGCAGCAGCCCGCTCCTCGATCTCGCCGAGACCAGACCCGTCCTCTTCGACGGCGCCATGGGCACCGAGCTCATGACCCGCGGCCTGGCCCCGGGCGCGCCGCCCGAGCTCTGGAACGCCGACAGGCCGGAGGTCGTCCGGGCCGTCCATGCCGCCTATTTCGCGGCCGGGTCCGACGTCGTCTTGACCAACAGTTTCGGCGGCACCCCGCTCAAGCTGGCGGCCCACGGGCTGGAAGCCAGGGCTTTCGAGCTGAACCGGGCCGCGGCCCGGATCGCCCGCGAAGCCGCGCCGGCCGGCCGGTTCGTCGCCGGCAGCCTGGGCCCGACCGGCCGCTTCCTGGCGCCCCAGGGCCCCGCGACCGAGGAAGAGCTGGCGGCCGCCTACGCGGAACAGGCCCGGGCCCTGGCCGCCGGCGGCGTGGACGTCTTCCTGATCGAGACCCAATACGACCTGCGCGAGGCCCTGGCCGCCGTCCGCGGCGTTCGCGGCGTCTCGGCGCTTCCCGTGTTCGTGACCATGACCCTCGGCGCCTTTCGCCGGGGCTATTTCACGCTGATGGGCGACGGGGCCGGGCGATGCGCCGCGGCCCTGGGCGAGGCCGGCGCCGCCGCGGTCGGGGCCAACTGCACGCTGACGAGCGAGCAGATGGTCGGCTGCGTCAAGGCCCTGCGGGGCGCGACCGGGCTGCCGATCATCGCCCAGGCCAACGCCGGACAGCCGGTCGCCCGTCCGGACGGGACGGTGGCCTATGAGCTGACCGTCGAGGAGTACGTCCGCTTCGTGCCGGGGATCATCGAGGCCGGGGCCCGGTTCGTCGGCGGCTGCTGCGGCACGACGCCGGCCCATATCCGGGCCATGGCCAGGTTCGTCCGCGGGGAGGAAAAAGCATGA
- a CDS encoding M1 family metallopeptidase produces the protein MKNRILSACLIAAAALAGLPAFSAAQPPAAPAPGSPGLRYEIWVELDAAGKMLLGKEEIVWTNPTRDTVPDLLLHLYWNAFKNDDSAFLREAAAESAFSRGTSPKDGEWGWIDITDIRLADGSDLRPSFAYVTPDGPGTEGDQTVARVLLPAPVRPGESARLRIEFRSKIPRTVARSGYYKNSFFIGQWFPKPGVYEEGKGWNCHAYHQNSEFFADFADFVVHITVPKGFAVGSSGKAGETRTDESAGTTTTTYRQAMVHDFAWMADPRYLKIERDFVADREVTPKEYEETAALLGLPVEEVRLPDVRMILLIAPEHKAQVERHFRALRAAIKYYGLWYGPYPYETVTMVDPPFRTGSGGMEYPTLFTAGTRVLTSRDELSPEGVIVHEFGHGYWYGLAANNEFESAWLDEGFNTYSTGRVLARVYGPSALPFNFKGIPLAAVLRIPKTFDFELNRTAAIQTVRFDPVTAWSWKFYNGGSYSANVYARAATCLDTLEGLVGEPSWSRIMRTYHMRCRFRHPVKADFVAVVNEVSGRDMTWFFDEFLEGTLAFDYGVGEISSVEVPAHARGVFEENGSRQEWTDGRIEKLGAAATKAPEGGAPPRLFRSTVVLRRYGEARLGGDARVEVLVRFADGSSETRTWDGQARWTRLEFVKPAKAVSAQVDPRGIWLIDENLANNSRSTDGLRRNVVKLMSQLLFGVQCFLHFFGSWS, from the coding sequence ATGAAGAACCGGATACTGTCAGCCTGCCTGATCGCGGCCGCCGCGCTCGCCGGCCTGCCTGCTTTCTCGGCCGCGCAGCCGCCGGCCGCTCCGGCCCCGGGCTCGCCCGGCCTGCGCTACGAGATCTGGGTCGAGCTCGACGCGGCCGGCAAGATGCTCCTGGGCAAGGAGGAGATCGTCTGGACCAACCCGACCAGGGACACGGTCCCCGACCTGCTCCTCCACCTCTATTGGAACGCTTTCAAGAACGACGACAGCGCCTTCCTGCGCGAGGCCGCGGCCGAGAGCGCGTTCAGCCGCGGCACCTCGCCGAAAGACGGGGAGTGGGGCTGGATAGATATCACCGACATCCGCCTCGCGGACGGCTCCGACCTCAGGCCCTCTTTCGCCTACGTCACGCCGGACGGCCCGGGGACGGAAGGCGACCAGACCGTGGCCCGGGTCCTCCTCCCGGCGCCGGTCCGGCCGGGGGAAAGCGCGCGCCTGAGGATCGAGTTCCGGAGCAAGATCCCGCGGACGGTCGCCCGGTCGGGGTACTACAAGAATTCGTTCTTCATCGGCCAGTGGTTCCCAAAGCCCGGCGTCTACGAGGAAGGCAAGGGCTGGAACTGCCACGCCTACCATCAGAACTCCGAGTTCTTCGCCGATTTCGCCGATTTCGTCGTCCACATCACCGTCCCCAAGGGGTTCGCCGTCGGCTCGTCGGGCAAGGCCGGAGAGACGCGGACGGACGAATCGGCCGGCACGACCACGACGACGTACCGCCAGGCCATGGTCCACGACTTCGCCTGGATGGCCGATCCCCGCTACCTCAAGATCGAGCGGGACTTCGTCGCCGACCGGGAAGTGACCCCGAAAGAATACGAGGAGACGGCCGCGCTGCTCGGCCTGCCCGTCGAGGAGGTCCGGCTGCCCGACGTCAGGATGATCCTGCTCATCGCGCCGGAGCACAAGGCCCAGGTCGAGCGTCACTTCCGGGCCCTCCGGGCGGCCATCAAGTACTACGGCCTCTGGTACGGGCCCTATCCGTACGAGACGGTGACCATGGTCGACCCGCCCTTCCGGACCGGGAGCGGCGGCATGGAGTATCCGACCCTGTTCACGGCGGGCACCCGGGTCCTGACCAGCCGGGACGAGCTCTCTCCCGAGGGCGTCATCGTCCACGAGTTCGGGCACGGCTATTGGTACGGGCTCGCCGCCAACAACGAGTTCGAATCGGCCTGGCTCGACGAAGGCTTCAACACCTATTCCACCGGCCGGGTCCTGGCCCGGGTCTACGGACCCAGCGCCCTGCCTTTCAACTTCAAGGGCATCCCGCTCGCCGCGGTCCTCCGGATCCCCAAGACGTTCGACTTCGAGCTCAACCGGACGGCCGCCATCCAGACCGTGCGCTTCGACCCGGTGACCGCCTGGTCCTGGAAGTTCTACAACGGCGGCAGCTACTCGGCCAACGTCTATGCCCGCGCGGCCACCTGCCTCGATACGCTCGAGGGGCTGGTGGGCGAGCCGTCCTGGTCGAGGATCATGCGGACCTATCACATGCGCTGCCGCTTCAGGCACCCGGTCAAGGCCGATTTCGTCGCCGTCGTCAACGAGGTTTCCGGCCGGGACATGACCTGGTTCTTCGACGAATTCCTCGAGGGCACCCTGGCCTTCGATTACGGGGTCGGGGAGATCTCCTCGGTCGAGGTCCCGGCCCACGCGCGCGGGGTCTTCGAAGAGAACGGGTCCCGGCAGGAGTGGACGGACGGCCGGATCGAGAAGCTCGGGGCCGCCGCGACCAAGGCCCCGGAGGGCGGCGCCCCGCCCCGCCTCTTCCGGAGCACGGTCGTCCTGAGGCGCTACGGGGAAGCCCGGCTCGGCGGGGACGCCCGGGTCGAGGTCCTGGTCCGGTTCGCCGACGGGTCCTCCGAGACGCGGACATGGGACGGCCAGGCGCGCTGGACGCGCCTGGAGTTCGTCAAGCCGGCCAAGGCCGTCAGCGCCCAGGTCGATCCCCGGGGCATCTGGCTCATCGACGAGAACCTGGCCAACAACAGCCGTTCGACCGACGGGCTCCGCCGCAACGTCGTCAAGCTGATGAGCCAGCTTCTGTTCGGCGTGCAGTGCTTCCTCCACTTCTTCGGATCGTGGAGCTGA
- a CDS encoding amino acid permease, whose amino-acid sequence MAQESPTEQGFLRKLGLADTVFLVIGAVLGSGIYMTPGIIAAGLPSPGLLLVVWLLGGLITLCGALSFAELGAMYPQAGGQFIYLREAYGPAAAFLFGWAFFGFIMCGGLAALAVGFAEFLGCFLPSLSTGHVLLRLGIFGLPFSLSAGQVVAALAILVLTMVNTFGIRSGAIVQNALAMLRLATVAALVVLGLLVGRKAGAANFHPLFAPGRSFPGILQPLGLALVAVFWTYDGWYSVNCTAGEIRDPEKNIPRGLILGVFSVTAIYVAVNFVYLLALPLDRLQGIVRVGERVASALFGGGGAALFAALVTVSIFGCLDANILFGPRVFYAMARDGHFFRAMGRLGRRSRVPTGALWGQALWSAVLCLSGTYQSLYEYMVFALLLFFAATGLAVFVLRRKAPGLERPYKAWGYPAVPVIFIVMSLAVFASIVAGQPWKSLAGAGLLAAGLPVYLVWKRRTGPPSSPA is encoded by the coding sequence ATGGCTCAAGAAAGCCCGACGGAGCAGGGATTCCTCAGGAAGCTGGGGCTCGCCGACACGGTCTTCCTGGTGATCGGGGCCGTTCTCGGGTCGGGCATCTACATGACCCCCGGGATCATCGCCGCCGGCCTCCCGTCTCCGGGCCTTCTCCTGGTCGTCTGGCTTCTTGGCGGACTGATCACGCTCTGCGGCGCGCTGTCGTTCGCCGAGCTCGGAGCCATGTATCCCCAGGCGGGCGGCCAATTCATCTATCTCCGCGAGGCCTATGGGCCGGCCGCCGCGTTCCTCTTCGGCTGGGCCTTCTTCGGGTTCATCATGTGCGGCGGGCTGGCCGCCCTGGCCGTGGGCTTCGCGGAATTCCTGGGGTGCTTCCTTCCGTCCCTCTCGACGGGCCATGTCCTCCTGCGGCTGGGCATCTTCGGTCTGCCCTTCAGCCTGTCGGCGGGCCAGGTCGTGGCGGCCCTGGCTATCCTGGTCCTGACCATGGTCAATACCTTCGGCATCCGTTCCGGCGCCATCGTCCAGAACGCCCTGGCCATGCTCCGCCTGGCTACGGTCGCGGCGCTGGTAGTCCTGGGCCTTCTTGTCGGGCGGAAGGCCGGGGCGGCGAACTTCCACCCGCTCTTCGCTCCCGGCCGATCGTTCCCCGGGATCCTTCAGCCGCTCGGGCTGGCCCTGGTCGCCGTGTTCTGGACTTACGACGGCTGGTACTCGGTCAACTGCACGGCCGGCGAGATCCGCGATCCGGAAAAGAACATCCCCCGGGGCCTCATCCTGGGCGTCTTCTCCGTCACCGCGATCTACGTCGCCGTCAACTTCGTCTACCTCCTGGCCCTGCCGCTCGACCGGCTCCAGGGCATCGTCCGGGTCGGCGAGCGGGTCGCTTCGGCCCTGTTCGGGGGCGGCGGCGCGGCGCTCTTCGCGGCCCTGGTCACGGTCTCGATCTTCGGCTGCCTCGACGCCAACATCCTGTTCGGTCCGCGGGTGTTCTACGCCATGGCCCGGGACGGCCATTTCTTCCGGGCCATGGGGCGGCTCGGCCGGCGGAGCCGGGTCCCGACGGGGGCCCTGTGGGGACAGGCCCTCTGGTCGGCCGTCCTCTGCCTCTCCGGGACCTACCAATCGCTCTATGAGTACATGGTCTTTGCCCTTCTGCTCTTCTTCGCCGCCACCGGCCTGGCCGTCTTCGTCCTGCGGCGTAAGGCGCCCGGCCTGGAGCGCCCCTACAAGGCCTGGGGCTACCCGGCCGTGCCGGTCATCTTCATCGTCATGTCGCTTGCGGTCTTCGCCAGCATCGTCGCCGGCCAGCCCTGGAAATCGCTGGCCGGGGCGGGTCTCCTGGCCGCCGGACTTCCCGTCTACCTCGTCTGGAAGCGACGGACGGGCCCCCCTTCCTCGCCCGCATAA
- a CDS encoding corrinoid protein — translation MTGTGIYARMSEAIVAGDRAAARALAEEAVSSGLDLPEVVEQGYVPGLQQVGRLWEEGEYFLPELITSAEAMKAAMAVLEPALNRRDAGARRGGKVVIGTVEGDIHDIGKNLVASMLQAGGFEVFDLGADVKLERFVEKAEEVGAGLICLSALLTTTMMAQRRFIGLLLDLGLRGNYRVLVGGAPASRRWAEEIGADGYAENAVAAVKLAKSLTGLA, via the coding sequence ATGACCGGGACCGGGATCTATGCCAGGATGAGCGAGGCCATCGTCGCCGGGGACCGGGCCGCCGCCCGGGCCCTGGCCGAGGAGGCCGTGAGCTCGGGGCTCGACCTCCCCGAGGTCGTGGAGCAGGGCTATGTGCCGGGCCTCCAGCAGGTCGGCCGGCTCTGGGAGGAGGGGGAATACTTCCTGCCGGAGCTCATCACCAGCGCCGAGGCCATGAAGGCGGCCATGGCCGTCCTCGAGCCGGCCCTGAACCGGCGGGACGCGGGCGCGCGCCGGGGCGGCAAGGTCGTCATCGGCACCGTTGAGGGCGATATCCACGACATCGGCAAGAACCTCGTCGCCTCGATGCTTCAGGCCGGCGGCTTCGAGGTCTTCGATCTCGGGGCCGACGTCAAGCTCGAGCGCTTCGTCGAGAAGGCCGAAGAGGTCGGGGCCGGGCTGATCTGCCTGTCCGCCCTGCTGACGACGACGATGATGGCCCAGCGGCGGTTCATCGGCCTGCTGCTGGACCTGGGCCTGCGCGGCAACTACCGGGTCCTCGTCGGCGGCGCGCCGGCCAGCCGGCGGTGGGCCGAGGAGATCGGCGCCGACGGCTATGCCGAGAACGCGGTGGCCGCGGTCAAGCTGGCCAAGTCCCTGACCGGCCTCGCCTGA
- a CDS encoding ParA family protein, giving the protein MIIAITNQKGGVGKTTTTINVAAAIALMGKKVLVIDMDPQAHSTISLVPDPGKHEKSLFDVLMNKNEKFEDIIVRSTIPGLDVAITKISMAKLEPSLSGEFDAHYRLKDALEQVRGRYQYVFIDTPPTLGLITLNALVAANFILIPIQSSYLCLEGTDDLLETIEKVKRIANPHLKVMGVVITLYDKRTNLARDVVERIKNVFGNKLFKTFVSKSVKLEESPAYKESIFTYAPESIGAEQYRKVAEELMSRAKI; this is encoded by the coding sequence TTGATCATCGCTATAACAAACCAGAAGGGCGGCGTCGGCAAGACCACGACGACGATCAACGTGGCCGCGGCCATCGCTTTGATGGGGAAGAAGGTCCTGGTCATAGACATGGATCCCCAGGCCCACAGCACCATCTCGCTCGTGCCCGATCCCGGAAAGCATGAGAAGTCCCTTTTTGATGTTCTCATGAACAAGAATGAAAAGTTCGAGGACATCATCGTCCGCTCGACCATTCCCGGGCTCGACGTGGCCATCACCAAGATCTCCATGGCCAAGCTCGAGCCTTCTTTAAGCGGCGAATTCGACGCCCACTACCGTCTCAAGGACGCGCTCGAGCAGGTCCGGGGCCGCTACCAATACGTTTTCATCGACACCCCGCCCACCCTTGGCCTGATCACGCTCAACGCCCTGGTCGCGGCCAATTTCATCCTCATCCCGATCCAGTCCTCCTATCTCTGCCTGGAAGGCACGGACGACCTCCTGGAGACGATCGAGAAGGTCAAGCGGATCGCCAATCCGCATCTGAAGGTCATGGGCGTGGTCATCACCCTTTACGACAAGAGGACCAACCTGGCCCGCGACGTCGTCGAGCGCATCAAGAACGTGTTCGGCAACAAGCTTTTCAAGACCTTTGTTTCGAAGAGCGTCAAGCTCGAAGAGAGCCCCGCTTATAAGGAATCTATCTTCACTTATGCGCCCGAGTCGATCGGGGCGGAACAATACCGGAAAGTCGCCGAGGAGCTGATGAGCCGTGCAAAAATCTAA
- a CDS encoding MBL fold metallo-hydrolase → MKLSFLGAARQVTGSSYFVEAGGLRILVDCGLYQERPLLDRNWGPFPVEPRAIDVLLLTHAHLDHSGLIPRLVRDGFSGAILTTAATADILSIALMDSADIQEEDAAYKKRRHEREGRTVDHPVVPLYTTQDVQATMPMVEEVAYESPLDLGEAVSVRFRDAGHILGSAMIELTVREGGQPRTIVFSGDIGQWNMPFVRDPSLFERADYVVMESTYGDREHEDPGRVDGLLAAIIKETAAAGGNVVIPTFAIERAQDLMFHLSRLVYEQAIPPLRVYLDSPMGREVTEAFERHNEFFDDEARQLFASGRNPFKFPGLTIVRTPEESKSINDARGPVVIMAGSGMITGGRIKYHVALNIVRPESTILFVGYQAHETLGRHILEGAPEIRILGRTMPVRARVARISGLSAHADRLGLDRWLDGFKSPPRRLFVTHGDADVAADFAERERRERGWTVEVPEYLEVWDLD, encoded by the coding sequence ATGAAGCTGTCGTTCCTGGGAGCCGCCCGGCAGGTGACCGGGTCCTCCTATTTCGTCGAGGCCGGAGGCCTCCGCATCCTGGTCGATTGCGGGCTCTATCAGGAGAGGCCGCTCCTCGACCGCAACTGGGGCCCGTTCCCGGTCGAGCCTCGGGCGATCGACGTCCTCCTCCTGACCCACGCCCACCTGGACCACAGCGGGCTCATCCCGCGCCTGGTCCGCGACGGGTTCTCCGGCGCCATCCTGACGACCGCCGCGACGGCGGACATCCTCTCGATCGCCCTGATGGACTCCGCGGACATCCAGGAAGAGGACGCGGCCTATAAGAAGCGCCGGCACGAGCGCGAGGGCCGGACGGTGGACCATCCGGTCGTCCCCCTGTACACGACCCAGGATGTCCAGGCGACGATGCCCATGGTCGAGGAGGTGGCCTACGAATCGCCTCTCGATCTCGGCGAGGCCGTCTCGGTCCGCTTCCGGGACGCCGGCCACATCCTCGGCTCGGCCATGATCGAGCTGACCGTCCGGGAGGGCGGCCAGCCGCGGACGATCGTCTTCTCCGGCGATATCGGCCAGTGGAACATGCCGTTCGTCCGCGATCCCTCGCTCTTCGAGCGGGCCGACTACGTGGTCATGGAATCGACCTACGGCGACCGGGAGCACGAGGACCCCGGCCGGGTGGACGGCCTCCTGGCCGCGATCATCAAGGAGACGGCCGCGGCCGGCGGCAACGTCGTCATCCCGACCTTCGCCATCGAGCGGGCCCAGGACCTGATGTTCCACCTCAGCCGGCTGGTCTACGAGCAGGCCATCCCGCCGCTTCGCGTCTACCTCGACAGCCCGATGGGCCGGGAGGTGACGGAGGCTTTCGAGCGCCACAACGAGTTCTTCGACGACGAGGCCCGCCAGCTCTTCGCTTCCGGCCGGAACCCCTTCAAGTTCCCCGGGCTGACCATTGTCCGCACGCCCGAGGAGTCCAAGTCCATCAACGACGCCCGGGGGCCGGTCGTCATCATGGCCGGCTCGGGCATGATCACCGGCGGCCGCATCAAGTACCACGTCGCCCTGAACATCGTCCGGCCGGAATCGACCATCCTGTTCGTCGGCTACCAGGCCCACGAGACGCTGGGCCGGCACATCCTCGAAGGCGCGCCGGAGATCCGCATCCTGGGCCGGACCATGCCGGTCCGGGCGCGCGTCGCCAGGATCAGCGGACTCTCCGCCCACGCCGACCGCCTTGGCCTCGACCGCTGGCTGGACGGCTTCAAGAGCCCGCCCCGCCGGCTCTTCGTCACCCACGGGGACGCGGACGTGGCCGCGGATTTCGCCGAGAGGGAGCGCCGGGAGCGGGGCTGGACGGTCGAGGTCCCGGAATATCTCGAGGTCTGGGACCTGGACTGA